Genomic window (Drosophila sulfurigaster albostrigata strain 15112-1811.04 chromosome 2R, ASM2355843v2, whole genome shotgun sequence):
ATCCACCCCAGAGTGCTATCCTCGGCATGCACGGCATCTTTGAGCGCCCTATTGCCGTCAAAGGCGAGGTGAGTGATTTAAGCTACTTGCATTTCAgcattgaataaaattatattactttTCTTCTTGCAGGTCAAGATTCGCCCCATGATGTACATTGCACTAACATACGATCACAGGATCATCGATGGTCGTGAGGCGGTGTTGTTCCTACGCAAGGTCAAGGCTGCCGTTGAGAATCCAGCTATCATTGTTGCCGGTCTGTAAGAGGCTCGGAACGAGAACGAAACGAGTCGAGTTCTGTTAGCGCTGCGTCCACGTTGTTCAGTTGATATTATCGAATCGGCAACCTtagcaaaaaccaaacaaaaaatggaagCACAGCcaaattatttgtatagaACTGTAATCGTTAaactatttcatttatttcatttgatgtaaattttcaaaattttcgaGCGTGTCACAAATCGAACTGTCTTTGAGTTGAAAACCAATTAGCGAATAATacactggcacacacacacacacactcatgtgagacacttaataaaattaaaaaatgcgACGTGGAATTGTTTTCAAAACCGTAACCATTCTaagtactatatttattttctgcaCCTTAAACAAAAGAACAATGTAATCTGCACATGCCGAGTTGCAATGTCGTGAATAAATGCGATATCGTTACCGATACTCAATCAATTGTTGACGTACATTTTATTGTCAGAGTTAAATGctagattattattatatcattaaaaattagGGCTATTAGACTTACCGATGTCAGTATTATCATTAGAAGAAAGAATTTTTGGAAGACCAGTCCATTTCATAAGTCAAAGCAGATCCATCAATCTCGAATACataaaacatatgtacatatttattttttacacacaactttaaactaaaagtaatataatattgaatattttttatcttttgcCTAGTTTACTTTGTTagatatgcaattaaaatttcacatttaGTTTGACAGCAGGCGATGTACTCTATATTGAACTGCTTGCTTTTGACAGCAAGTAATGCAAGCAGTGCAGTGCAGTCAAGTCTTAGCACTTTAATGACAAATGGCATTTCttgtataatttgttgttcccgaattgtattaaatttacagtacattaatattttttgggtCGATCAATAACATAACtcaacttaatttttttatatcacTTGAAgttaaaatatgtacatttaacTGGATCTGTTTTAGTAAACTTAATAATTTGATGCGTCTTACTGTATTTGAAGggttatttgtttatttaaaaaaccatATATCGATTAGCTGTTTTTCTGAGATGTGCAttacaattttacatttaattttacatagatttttaaattttaaactgcTTCACCCCCTACGCAATCACTGCAAGCAGTGTAAGTAAATTTTGGCAGTTACATCGACATTAGATTTTAGAGCTTTCATAAATTGTTAACACTAaccatataatacatatatgtatatagttcgTAAATCTAGTGAACTTTGCATAACTGTCACCAAATTTGAGAATACTTAAAAATTCTCactaattgtaatttttgattCAGAATATACCACTTGTAATGTCGAGTCTTATCTTCGAATTAACGACACGTCTGCGTCGAAATGTGCAGCATGTTGGCCTAAGAGCGTTGCGGCTGCGTACGGTAAGAAGTTGTAATGCAAATCTTTACAATATATAACTTTATATTCCTATAGTTAGACTTAAGCGTACGTCGTTGCTCCCAGCTGACTGTCTTCATGGCAGTTCAGAAGCAACAGCCAGCTTCATTTGGTATCTTCGATTGCCAGCGTAAAGATGCGTTGCGGTAAGTCAACCACAATCATGTTTAAATAGGGTAATATATTGTTTCCCTAGTAGATCTTTTGGCAGACAAAGCTTTCATACCACCAGCAGCTTGTGGTCCGAGCAAGTAGTAAAAGCGCCAGCGTTTCCCGACTCCATTTCTGAGGGTGATGTGAAGTAGGTGACATGAATACGATAAGCAACATTGtctgttaaatattttacctTTTTACAGATTCACCTGCAAAGTGGGAGACTCCTTTGCTGCAGATCAGGCCGTCATGGAAATTGAAACGGATAAAACATCGATGCCGGTGAATGCGCCATTTGCGGGCACTTTGACAGCCATTCTTGTCAAGGATGGAGATGCGGTTAAGAGCGGCCAAGAGCTGTTTAAAATGAAACCCGGTCCTGCTCCAGCTGgagctgctcctgctccagctAAACCAGCCCCTGCACCCGCTGCCcctgctgcagcggcagccgcTCCAGTTGCAGCCAAGCCGCCATCGCCTCCACCTACACCACCACCCAAGCCTGCAGCACCTACAGTGGCACCTCCACCGCCACCTCCTCCTAAgccagctgttgctgctgctcctccttcAGGCGGTGGTACAGGCACACGCAGCGAGAAGCGCGTCAAGATGAATCGCATGCGTCTAAAGATTGCATCTCGCTTGAAGGATGCTCAGAATACTTGTGCCATGCTGACCACTTTCAACGAGATCGACATGAGGTTAGCTGGCCAACtcaattatacatttaattttaattcacttTCTATTTTGTCAGCTTTGCCATGGAATTCCGTAAACTGAATCAGGACGAGTTCCAGAAGAAGTACAATGTCAAATTGGGCTTCATGTCCATCTTCTCAAAGGCCAGCGCAATAGCGCTTCAAGAGCAGCCTGTCGTAAATGCTGTCATCGATGGCAAGGTAATCTCGCTTTTTAAAGCCGTCTTAGTTTCTAATGATTAGTTGAGTGCTTGCAGGAAACTGTGTATCGTGATTTCATTGACATTTCAGTGGCTGTTGCCACGCCCCGTGGCCTTGTTGTCCCCGTCATCCGCAATGTGGAGAACATGAATTATGCGGACATCGAGAAGGCTTTGGGTGCTCTGGCCGTCAAAGCCAAGCAGGATGCGATTACTGTGCAAGATATGGAAGGCGGCACCTTTACCATTAGCAATGGCGGTATCTTTGGATCTCTAATGGGTACTCCAATTATTAATCCTCCTCAGAGTGCCATTCTCGGCATGCATGGCATTCTGAATCGACCAATTGCGGACGAGGGCCAAGtgagttatttattttatttgatatttgttatatatttaattttattggaTTGTTTTCCAGGTCGTCATACGTCCAATGATGTATGTGGCCTTGACGTACGATCATCGATTGATCGACGGACGCGAggcagttttatttttacgtAAGATTAAGTCAGTTCTGGAAAATCCAAAAGAACTGGCTATTCCGTTATAAGATCAACAATGGTTGAATTCATCGTTCACATTTTAAAGTCAAAATTGTGTGTACTTGTATTGTAGTTTATGCATTTTTGAGATATGCCGCGAATGTTATGTTATGATGGTACAGAAAAAGGAATAAAAACGATTTGCTaagcatataaaaaagtaaaaattcaGCCGGAAGGCCTCAATCACTCTGGTCTGATTTAAGACTTTTTCAGTCTTAAAAAGAACAATTGTGAAAGTTGATTTATTGgttgaaacaatcttaaaacaagatctaaatttaagattttttgattttgatttaagattttggcttcttggttcaatttttaGATTTTCCATTCTTGAACAAGATTATAATCCTAAATTTGAAGATTGGGCAACATaaagtttttgtatattttcgatcttgatttaagaatactCGTAAACcttggttcaattttaatatataaacaatcttgatttaagattttattcttgattttagtaGTTTTTTCTGTCTGTGTTAATTTAATGAGTAAAGGAAATGTGGTTCCTAACATTCATCTGCATATTTGAAGAAGTACCAAAGTGCATAAGTACCATAGTGATTTTTTGGGAATAGCtgttcttaatttttattctaaatttCCTTTAATTCGATGCTTAAAGGCaaagaaaattatatgtttCATAAGTttctaaaaaattaaaaaagtttgaatGGTGAAATGAgtttaattatgaatattcATATGATTCACCTCAAAGGCTGGAAAagaagaaattgaattgaaaaatcattttatggtttttgttatttgagCAAATTGGCttgtacaattttattgattttagtttttgtgtttttgtttgtttgctttagtcaaaaataaatacaatactatttttaatgtttacaaaGTGCATGTggttataaaattatttctcttGATTTAACAATATTGTACTGTTTGATTGGAATTTATacaagtaaatttaaatatttctagtagatattttttaagtaaaaataGATTTTGCTTAAGGCGAACAGagattatttctttaaattttcattttgttttgttttgtttttttttttagatccATCAAAGAGATTATTTAACACagttatttagttttagttgtAAACTTTTGCTTATCACATATGTGTTTGTAAAGTATATAAACCGAAAGAACTGACAACATTTATcctatttgaaatatatgtataagtatgagattataatataatgaCGGGAGAATGTCGAAATTAATACagaaattgtttgtaattaattataaaattatgtaatgtatgtgtataaaaaAATGCGACAATCGTTTCGTCTAAAATATATGCAAGATTAGAAGAATTGTCATTTTAGACAAAAGGATTGGCATTATCTACATTTTTGACCCATTTCGTTAGACTTTTGCTAGTAtgatttgcttttggttttgtttgttttcctttttgtttttttttttagcttaaCTAAGGGGATACAGAGTGTAgttacattatttaaatttatggaTAATTCTTAAGGAGTTCATTTATCAAAGACTTTTTGATTTTGACATATCGGGTgttggcttttttttattttgttttgttctatCTAACTTGGCTAACTAAGTTGGCCCTGGCTTGGGTCTTGCACTTGTCTTCCTGCAAGTACAACACTCTTAAGTCTAAGCAATTACACTAGGTATCCCCAACCTTGTGTCCGAAATGTTTAATGATTCTAGTTTTTCTCGTTTTcaatttctcttttcttttctttgcattttcattttcattttcattttcatttttgtttgttgttgtctctcttTGCATAGATCCTAAGTAATGTTTTTGtcgttttgtgttttcgttgtttttgaaatgattttcaatAGAACTATTGTACAAGTGTCCATTTgctacaattgttgttgtcgtgctAGTGTTTCTTAATGATTTTGCAGATTTCCAAAATGCATTTAACGTTTGTTTTGTCAATGTGCTTCTGTGCCAAAAGTAGCTAGCTAAAGAATTTCCCCATTTTCATAAGAAtctaaaaagtaaatttgtcAGTTAACCcatgtgtttgctttttgatATGAAACTTGTTGGCCTTTTTCATTCGGGTGGTGAAATTTtcatagttgtagttgtttgaTGATGCTTTTTTGGCTTCTGCTTCAATGTCCTCGTTGTACAAGTCGGAAATGTGTAATTTCATAAAGAAAGACGATTTTAgctcaatgttgttgttggtgttgttgttgtgtttttgccAAGACTTTCGATGGTATTTTGGtgatgttgtttttgctatttctggagttgttgctgtgagtctgttgctgctgccgcttggCCAAGCAACTTTCgcaatgaatttataaatcaaaattgtgtCTGCGTCTAGTGGTCGTTGGAGTTTGAAGATGGCTTTGCTGGTTTGAGAGTTGGCTGAAATAGCTGCTTGACTGTCTCCCAACTCCCTGTCTCCCTGTCCCTCTTGTTACCCCTTTCCCCTGATGACagccatattttatttattgatagcAATTATGTCTCGACCCCGTCTATTGCCAAGTTTTGTTTGATGTGCTTTCAACTgaagatgataatgatgatgatgcttttcgttttgctgatgctgctgttggttcGAACTTTTGCTAAAGAAAACTAACCTAACCACAATTTGAAGGGGTCAACGGGGTAAGTTCTGGAGGGTTATGGGGTATGGGATGTGTGTTGTCTGTGTGATGTGTGTTGTGCCTGACATGTGTGTCCTTCGCATAAGTATCTAGTTGTTGCTTAAAGTTGTTTCTGCATCTGctggttttgttttcatttgtcgcctttgattttgattttgattctgattctgattctcaTTCGGATGCGGATTTTGAATTggattttgatttcgattcAACTGGCAGGTTCTTCTCTATTTTGtttacgttttgttttttttcttttggtttagGTTTTGTCTCTTCGAAAcgtttttatacaattttggaGTTATCCAGAATATCTTTAGCTTTGTCTATAATTTTCagtgtgtatttgtatatgtgtgtgtgtgttgtttttgtgtatgtgtatgagatttggttttggttttcgtttgGATTATGAATTTGGCTGCTGAGCTGCTGAGctgcttttcaatttcaaccCCTTCTtctaaacaaaaagtttttactacaaatacatataatcgcgtggctgttgttcttgtttttgttcggaattgttttgtttcgcGTTGATTTATCTGCCTTGTCCTATTTTAGCTGCCTGTGAGTCGTCCGCCATTTGTAAGATTTTTGGCCAGAAAGTTGCCAGAACAATTGCATCGTTGTCGTCTTGCCAGCGTCTGCATTTGGTGCCcttattcttttattattatttttactttttttttgttttgttttaggattttgtagtatttcttttttgttcttgACTTTTGTCGCATTAAAACTTCCGTTACTTcttgtaatttatattctgGCTTTTTGGGGGAATTTCGTTGTAATTTGTCATCTTAATGTGTTATAATTATGCGCCTAAGGGCTTCCGAATGCTGCGACTTTCGACTTCATTTTTAGGTTGGTTTTGGACTTTTGAAATGATTTCTGAGGAGGCTCTGccttattttgtatttctgaTATTTACTGATTTTAAATGGCGTTTAATTTTCTTGAGTTGTTGATTTTGTCTCATAAAaggaaatatttgttttcagcAGTTTCGTTTGGGTTTAAATGGGTTCGTTtgtgcatttttaaaatttacctatttaaatattataagtGCTGGAATTTGTGCTATGGGTTTTGAATTTTGTGTCCGTATGGccataaaattttgttggatTTTGATGCATGCCAGAGTAGCCGAAAGgtgaaaattttgattttgtttttagcgagctctaaaataaaataattttgataaagaattgttaataaatatttggaggtattttggttttttcatatttttttttacgaaTGAAGACTAAATTGTGTATGGATAGGAACGTGTTTATAATATGTCTTAATTGTttatcaaaatgaatttgtctaatattttgtataaattttaagaaaatcaTTTGTAAACTACAGTGATATTATGGCAGATATGTTGTTTTCATTACTAAagattgatttttttatatttcttaaggtattttaaaaagttgaaaatttgtatattggCGAAATTTAACttggaaataatttaaacattaatcCTAATTGGAGCTGAGGATGAGTTCAAAGTTTCGGACtgttaacaaaatgtttaaataatttgcatttttaaaatttgcaattagactatttcaatagaaaataatataatttttttaaaatgttatgcgaatttacaaaatatattattgactCTCTTAAATATGATATGTAaaggttttctttttaatttgttttaattgtatttgatCTTCAAAATGTGATTTCATATATGGTAcgaaaaagatgaaaaaatgttaaaagttttaaatttcaaaaacaatttttgaatttttcttattattgtaaaaaagtttaaataggAAATTTAAgtggaaatttgaaataaatatttgtaattttagtttattaattagatcaaattttatatttttttgacgagtatgttttttttttgtaattaaatatttttctttaaattggTTTAGTGGTTTTGATTATGATTCTTGTATTCAATGtctaatatttttgttaaaaaataaattttaaatataatatatatagaaacgAAATGGTTTTAGATAAATAGAGTTCAGATATTTACATTTGTAGACAATATAATTGATATAGTCAAAAAGTATatgacattttaaaataaatttctaaaatttgtagATTTACTGTTGTGAGCATAAAAGAGacaattttgattattttttaggATTGGTTtcagaaattatatttaggGGGATTCGGTTTTGTAACTTTTACTAGATAACAttcgaatattttttttttttaatgtaaacaactattttatgttttctgaatttaaatatgggcattaaaattgtaatgaaTTCAAATGTGTTTTCTAAAGTTTGTCAAAAAATATTTCGGATAAAGATTTAAAGTTGTAGTGCGTTTGAGATTTAAAAGGTTTGGTTTCAGAATTGAGTCTACTTTTGTGtcaaatgtttatgtttgaaagaaaattttgtaaaatttgtaaaattttagaaaaataaaattgttagcTCTTCAAAATTCGCTATTGAATTGGGTATTGCATAAGGATTGCAATTGTAGCTCATAgtttggattttgttttataataaataaataatacgaaaatttatataataggaattttcattcaatatttgtacttttaaatcacttttttttggttttaataagGCAACTTTTTAGAACTTTGTagaatttctatattatttgtttaattttaatttgccttgaatgattttttaattgaattttttttgtagtaaatCCCGAAGttatttttggaaattcaggggaaaaaataatttggtGTTACAATTACAGAATTTTTAGATTTCATGTTTTCATTATGATTTTTTGAATTTggtgaatttattattattctttattatgaattattcaatttagttatagttttgattttttttttggaatttggATTGCATTTTCTGATTTCTTGGTGAAAacgttttatataaatttgagaaaatgttaaaattgttttgattatttcaaaaattggtTTGGTTGTGATTTacgattttttctttttgttttatgaatattttgtatggaAAATAATGGATTTCGATTTTAAGGATTGGgtcaattttttatattattaatttagatTAGAATTgccattaattaaaaattttaaaatttgttctttttttaatttgagattTGGGATTTGATTGTTTTGTCTATAGGCTCTTTGTCAATATTAGTTTGGATTGTATTCAGCCTGACATGATATTTTAAAAGCATAATTTGAATAAGGTCAATAAAGTATGAAAGATGTGGAATACATtagtaaattttttgttttaaatatgattgaaaaaattaaaatttttaaaatgaacatTGAAATTTGGTTTAAAATAGTCCCGagtattgtataatattttcaaaaatctttttttgcctcataataagtattttgaatttaaatatttgtttttaaattttaattctacgatttttaaattttaagcttgtttagatttagattttttttggtttctgattagaatttgtttatttcaaatgtatgtgatatatttgaattaagtCTTATtcttttgattattaattttcagttgtttagaattttggttttagtaattttaaaatttgatatattggattttttgtttaattttgtgtgtgattttaagtttttaatttggaATGCGTGGATTAGATTTTAATTATggatttttttgctttttgaatttgaatttgtagtTGGAATTTTACTATcttttatttgagttttttaattagttgtttttttgaatttaaattgcgaTGTTTTGTTTCTGATTAACTTGACTGATTTTGATATGTGGATTAAAATTCGATAaaaatattagtttttttgtaCTCCGAGGAGCTAGAGTTGAGAATATTAAAaggaattgaatttgtaaagaaaggtataaaatatttttttcggAATAggctttcaatttgaaattatttttatacgcTCCTTGTAATGAAATActtgttaa
Coding sequences:
- the LOC133835801 gene encoding dihydrolipoyllysine-residue succinyltransferase component of 2-oxoglutarate dehydrogenase complex, mitochondrial-like isoform X2 yields the protein MSSLIFELTTRLRRNVQHVGLRALRLRTLDLSVRRCSQLTVFMAVQKQQPASFGIFDCQRKDALRSFGRQSFHTTSSLWSEQVVKAPAFPDSISEGDVKFTCKVGDSFAADQAVMEIETDKTSMPVNAPFAGTLTAILVKDGDAVKSGQELFKMKPGPAPAGAAPAPAKPAPAPAAPAAAAAAPVAAKPPSPPPTPPPKPAAPTVAPPPPPPPKPAVAAAPPSGGGTGTRSEKRVKMNRMRLKIASRLKDAQNTCAMLTTFNEIDMSFAMEFRKLNQDEFQKKYNVKLGFMSIFSKASAIALQEQPVVNAVIDGKETVYRDFIDISVAVATPRGLVVPVIRNVENMNYADIEKALGALAVKAKQDAITVQDMEGGTFTISNGGIFGSLMGTPIINPPQSAILGMHGILNRPIADEGQVVIRPMMYVALTYDHRLIDGREAVLFLRKIKSVLENPKELAIPL
- the LOC133835801 gene encoding dihydrolipoyllysine-residue succinyltransferase component of 2-oxoglutarate dehydrogenase complex, mitochondrial-like isoform X1; translated protein: MSSLIFELTTRLRRNVQHVGLRALRLRTLDLSVRRCSQLTVFMAVQKQQPASFGIFDCQRKDALRRSFGRQSFHTTSSLWSEQVVKAPAFPDSISEGDVKFTCKVGDSFAADQAVMEIETDKTSMPVNAPFAGTLTAILVKDGDAVKSGQELFKMKPGPAPAGAAPAPAKPAPAPAAPAAAAAAPVAAKPPSPPPTPPPKPAAPTVAPPPPPPPKPAVAAAPPSGGGTGTRSEKRVKMNRMRLKIASRLKDAQNTCAMLTTFNEIDMSFAMEFRKLNQDEFQKKYNVKLGFMSIFSKASAIALQEQPVVNAVIDGKETVYRDFIDISVAVATPRGLVVPVIRNVENMNYADIEKALGALAVKAKQDAITVQDMEGGTFTISNGGIFGSLMGTPIINPPQSAILGMHGILNRPIADEGQVVIRPMMYVALTYDHRLIDGREAVLFLRKIKSVLENPKELAIPL